Proteins from a genomic interval of Rhipicephalus microplus isolate Deutch F79 chromosome 6, USDA_Rmic, whole genome shotgun sequence:
- the LOC142765688 gene encoding cell growth regulator with RING finger domain protein 1-like produces the protein MEVVALVGAVELVSGGPRLLAQHVKLSGGQSWPLRTLFTPSGASCMVCQVEPANLALLPCRHAGLCIACFSRVQTCPVCRARILSCFHVNPQALDSTESPLLEEQL, from the coding sequence GTGGCCCTGGTCGGGGCCGTGGAGCTTGTGTCTGGCGGGCCTCGGCTGCTGGCCCAGCACGTGAAGCTGTCAGGTGGCCAGAGCTGGCCCCTACGCACACTGTTCACGCCCTCGGGGGCCTCCTGCATGGTGTGCCAGGTGGAACCGGCCAACCTGGCGTTGCTGCCGTGTCGACACGCCGGACTGTGCATCGCCTGCTTCTCACGCGTGCAGACCTGTCCAGTGTGCAGGGCTCGCATCCTCTCCTGCTTTCACGTCAATCCTCAAGCACTAGACTCCACAGAGTCGCCACTCCTTGAAGAACAGTTGTAG